A stretch of Corallococcus silvisoli DNA encodes these proteins:
- a CDS encoding MotA/TolQ/ExbB proton channel family protein produces MIAHLPLALAAMNYVEIIRDASFIELAVLLLLMTVSVASWALIAMKATQLSRARAQSLTFLDTFWKASRLEAIYQSAQKLEGSPLSKVFCAGYEELSKLAQTGKEGGGAEDAMSAKLGGIENVERALNRAATAQITELENRVSFLGTVGAASPFVGLFGTVIGILGAFNNIAEQGNATLATVAAPVGNALFATAAGLFAAIPAVVAYNSFVSRIKVFDTEMSNFSADFLNIIKRHFFR; encoded by the coding sequence ATGATTGCCCACCTGCCCCTGGCCCTCGCCGCCATGAACTACGTGGAGATCATCCGCGACGCGTCGTTCATCGAACTCGCGGTGCTCCTGCTCCTCATGACGGTGTCCGTGGCCTCCTGGGCGCTCATCGCCATGAAGGCCACCCAGCTGTCGCGCGCCCGCGCCCAGTCGCTCACCTTTCTCGACACGTTCTGGAAGGCGTCACGGCTGGAGGCCATCTACCAGTCCGCCCAGAAGCTGGAGGGCTCGCCGCTGTCGAAGGTGTTCTGCGCGGGCTACGAGGAGCTGAGCAAGCTGGCGCAGACGGGCAAGGAGGGCGGCGGCGCCGAGGACGCGATGAGCGCCAAGCTGGGCGGCATTGAAAACGTGGAGCGCGCGCTCAACCGCGCGGCCACGGCGCAGATCACCGAACTGGAGAACCGGGTGTCCTTCCTGGGCACCGTGGGCGCCGCGTCGCCGTTCGTGGGCCTGTTCGGCACGGTGATTGGCATCCTGGGCGCGTTCAACAACATCGCGGAGCAGGGCAACGCGACGCTGGCCACGGTGGCGGCGCCGGTGGGCAACGCGCTCTTCGCCACGGCGGCGGGGCTGTTCGCGGCCATCCCGGCGGTGGTCGCGTACAACTCGTTCGTCAGCCGCATCAAGGT